The Hyphomicrobiales bacterium genome has a window encoding:
- a CDS encoding Flagellar biosynthesis protein FlgA translates to MNLMPKLAARREAGKPVRAALIGAGKFGSMFLSQVPHIAGLEVAVIADLDPERAKAACRNVGWDEARIARTRFVDDGVQAARTEGVEVVLEATGHPAAGARHALAAIEAGRHVVMVNVEADVLVGPVLAQRAKAAGVVYSMAYGDQPALVCEMVDWARATGFTVAAAGKGTKYLPAYHSVTPDDVWTHYGLTPEAAKAGGMNPQMFNSFLDGTKSAIEMAAIANACDLDVPEAGLAFPPCGVDDLAHVLRPRAVGGQLERDGMVEVVSSLERDGRPVFRDLRWGVYVVLKAPNDYAAACFRQYGLPTDATGRYAAMYKPFHLIGLELPISVLNAALRAEPTGTTRGWRGDAVAVAKRSLRAGEMLDGEGGYTVYGRLMPAASSRSCGALPIGLAHGVRLKRDVAAGQPVTEADVTLDEGQPVVSLRRELLATAW, encoded by the coding sequence ATGAACCTGATGCCCAAACTCGCCGCCCGCCGCGAGGCGGGGAAGCCCGTGCGCGCGGCGCTGATCGGCGCCGGCAAGTTCGGCTCGATGTTCCTGTCGCAGGTGCCGCATATCGCGGGGCTGGAGGTCGCGGTCATTGCCGATCTCGATCCCGAACGTGCGAAAGCTGCTTGCCGCAATGTCGGCTGGGACGAAGCGCGGATCGCCCGAACGCGCTTCGTCGACGACGGCGTGCAGGCGGCGCGTACTGAGGGCGTCGAGGTCGTGCTGGAGGCGACCGGCCATCCTGCGGCCGGCGCGCGCCATGCGCTCGCGGCGATCGAGGCCGGGCGCCATGTCGTCATGGTCAATGTCGAGGCCGATGTGCTGGTCGGGCCGGTGCTGGCACAGCGGGCGAAGGCTGCCGGCGTGGTCTATTCGATGGCCTATGGCGATCAGCCTGCGCTGGTCTGCGAGATGGTCGACTGGGCGCGCGCGACCGGCTTCACCGTCGCGGCGGCCGGCAAGGGCACGAAATATCTGCCGGCCTATCACAGCGTCACGCCCGACGATGTCTGGACCCATTACGGCCTGACGCCGGAAGCGGCCAAGGCCGGCGGCATGAACCCGCAGATGTTCAATTCCTTCCTCGACGGCACCAAATCGGCGATCGAGATGGCGGCGATCGCCAATGCCTGCGATCTCGACGTGCCGGAGGCCGGGCTCGCCTTTCCGCCCTGCGGCGTCGACGATCTCGCCCATGTGCTCAGGCCGCGCGCCGTGGGCGGGCAATTGGAGCGCGACGGCATGGTCGAGGTCGTCTCGTCGCTGGAGCGCGACGGGCGGCCGGTCTTCCGCGATCTGCGCTGGGGCGTCTATGTCGTGCTCAAGGCGCCGAACGACTATGCTGCCGCCTGTTTCAGGCAATACGGCCTGCCGACGGATGCCACGGGCCGCTATGCGGCGATGTACAAGCCCTTCCACCTCATCGGGCTCGAATTACCGATCTCGGTGTTGAACGCCGCTCTCAGGGCCGAGCCGACCGGCACGACGCGAGGTTGGCGCGGCGATGCCGTCGCGGTCGCCAAGCGGTCGCTCAGGGCTGGCGAGATGCTCGACGGCGAGGGCGGCTACACCGTCTATGGCCGGCTGATGCCTGCGGCGTCGAGCCGGTCCTGCGGCGCGCTGCCGATCGGGCTTGCGCATGGCGTCAGGCTCAAGCGCGATGTCGCGGCCGGTCAGCCGGTGACGGAGGCGGACGTCACGCTCGACGAGGGTCAGCCGGTCGTCTCACTTCGTCGTGAGCTTCTCGCAACGGCTTGGTGA